One region of Bacteroidota bacterium genomic DNA includes:
- a CDS encoding PAS domain S-box protein, with the protein MERSRTHEPQYASSLLEASPDPLLVIDHDGKITDINEATVKITGLSRPELNGTNFIDYFTDPIKASEVYREGFSKGFVIDSQLTLRNKTGKLTDVLFNGSAFKDTTGNVVGVVIVARDITAQKLLSNYSLSLIEASRDPLFTISPAGKITDTNNASVKITEVSRELLIGSDFYNYFTEPEKAREGYQRVFENGFVEDYPLTMKDGKLTDVLFNGSVYKDERGNVIGAVVVARVITEQKRIEKELTESMIFAELATTIAEAAKIKAESATKIAEDAVRAKQQFLSNMSHEIRTPMNAIIGFTKVLLKTDLTAKQKEYLTAIKMSGDSLIVLINDILDLAKVDAGKMTFENTPFKMQASISAMLHLFETKIQEKNLSLIKEYDAKIPRTLLGDPVRLHQIILNLVSNAVKFTTSGTIKMSTRLLSEDDENATIEFAISDTGIGITESKLDKIFENFQQASSVTSRLYGGTGLGLAIVKKLVESQGGNITVKSKTDVGSTFSFILTFQKTTTEAESVTETIEVNKDINNISVLVVEDIALNQLLMKTLLDDFGFKQDIVANGKIAIEKLKTKTYDIILMDLQMPEMNGFEATEYIRNTLHLTLPIIALTADVTTVDLAKCKSVGMNDYIAKPVDEKILYNKIIDFVNLSATKNQKKIFKEAETKLFKCVDLGYLMNRTKSDRNLMMEMISIYLKQTPPLIQVMKQSLHNQDWESLYSSAHKIIPSFAIMGMSVDFENMAKKIQEHASIQKESEDISDMVLKLENVCIQACKELEEEYTRLKNFPK; encoded by the coding sequence ATGGAAAGAAGCAGAACACACGAGCCTCAATATGCCAGCAGTTTACTGGAAGCAAGTCCGGATCCGCTTTTGGTTATTGATCATGATGGGAAAATTACAGACATCAATGAAGCAACTGTTAAAATTACAGGTTTGTCGCGCCCTGAACTAAACGGTACGAACTTTATTGATTATTTCACAGATCCAATAAAAGCAAGCGAAGTTTACAGGGAAGGTTTTTCTAAAGGATTTGTTATTGACTCACAACTCACACTCAGAAATAAAACAGGCAAATTAACGGATGTACTATTTAATGGTTCCGCTTTCAAAGATACTACGGGCAATGTTGTAGGAGTAGTTATTGTAGCACGTGATATAACCGCTCAGAAACTTCTATCCAATTATTCACTGAGCCTCATCGAAGCAAGCCGGGATCCATTATTCACCATCAGCCCTGCAGGTAAAATAACCGACACAAACAATGCCTCAGTTAAAATCACCGAAGTCTCAAGAGAACTACTGATCGGGTCCGATTTTTATAATTACTTCACTGAACCCGAAAAAGCAAGGGAAGGCTATCAGCGTGTTTTTGAAAATGGTTTTGTGGAAGATTATCCACTCACCATGAAGGACGGAAAATTGACTGACGTTTTATTCAATGGTTCTGTGTACAAAGATGAGCGGGGAAATGTCATTGGAGCAGTTGTCGTAGCGCGGGTAATTACTGAACAAAAAAGAATAGAAAAAGAACTTACAGAATCGATGATTTTCGCAGAACTGGCAACCACTATAGCCGAAGCAGCGAAAATCAAGGCTGAAAGCGCGACAAAAATTGCGGAAGACGCGGTAAGGGCTAAACAACAGTTTTTATCGAATATGAGTCATGAAATCCGTACTCCAATGAATGCCATCATCGGATTTACAAAAGTGCTTCTCAAAACCGATCTCACTGCAAAACAAAAAGAATATCTGACCGCTATCAAAATGAGCGGTGATTCACTTATCGTTTTGATCAACGACATTCTTGATCTCGCGAAAGTGGATGCCGGAAAAATGACTTTTGAAAATACTCCATTCAAAATGCAAGCTTCTATTTCGGCGATGTTACATCTCTTCGAAACGAAGATTCAGGAGAAAAACTTAAGTCTGATCAAAGAATATGATGCAAAAATACCTCGTACCTTATTAGGAGACCCGGTAAGGCTGCACCAGATCATCCTCAATTTGGTCAGCAATGCTGTCAAATTCACAACCAGTGGAACCATCAAAATGAGCACACGCCTGCTCTCTGAAGACGATGAAAATGCAACCATTGAATTCGCTATAAGTGATACAGGAATTGGAATCACTGAATCAAAATTAGATAAGATTTTTGAAAATTTCCAACAAGCTTCAAGTGTTACATCCAGGTTATATGGAGGAACAGGACTGGGACTAGCTATAGTAAAAAAACTTGTGGAATCGCAGGGTGGAAACATTACCGTTAAGAGTAAAACAGATGTCGGCTCTACTTTTAGTTTTATTTTGACATTTCAAAAAACTACCACAGAAGCGGAAAGTGTCACGGAAACTATTGAAGTGAATAAAGATATCAATAACATCAGCGTATTGGTTGTAGAAGATATTGCCCTCAATCAACTCCTGATGAAAACGTTATTGGACGACTTTGGATTCAAACAAGATATCGTTGCAAACGGAAAAATCGCCATTGAAAAACTTAAAACCAAAACTTACGACATCATCCTGATGGATTTGCAAATGCCGGAAATGAATGGTTTTGAAGCAACTGAATACATAAGAAACACGCTGCATTTAACTCTCCCAATTATTGCCCTTACGGCGGATGTGACCACTGTAGATTTAGCAAAGTGCAAATCCGTAGGCATGAATGATTACATCGCGAAGCCTGTTGATGAAAAGATATTGTATAACAAAATAATTGATTTTGTAAATCTGAGTGCAACCAAAAATCAAAAGAAAATATTCAAAGAGGCAGAAACAAAATTATTCAAATGCGTGGATCTGGGCTATTTGATGAACCGGACCAAATCGGACAGGAACCTAATGATGGAAATGATTTCCATTTATCTGAAACAAACCCCGCCTTTGATTCAGGTCATGAAGCAAAGCTTGCACAACCAGGATTGGGAATCCCTTTATTCAAGCGCACACAAAATCATTCCTTCCTTTGCAATTATGGGAATGAGTGTAGATTTTGAAAATATGGCCAAAAAAATCCAGGAACATGCTTCCATACAAAAAGAGTCGGAAGATATCTCAGATATGGTGCTCAAACTTGAGAATGTTTGCATACAAGCTTGCAAGGAGCTCGAAGAAGAATACACCAGGCTAAAAAACTTCCCAAAATGA
- a CDS encoding helix-turn-helix transcriptional regulator, whose protein sequence is MLSNRCKLAVKAELKALGLHFIIVDLGEVEIMEELSQSQRLQLKQGLQNSGLELIDDKKGELTNKIKTTILEMVWQIDENNKFSFTEYLSAQLNLDYTILSHHFSDIQGITIEKYIITQKIERAKEMLIYQELKISEIAIKLNYSSTAHLSNQFKKITGLSPSHFIKMRNKRDQQAEEIGVQPMNTTIVSKEKSIPA, encoded by the coding sequence ATGCTCAGCAATCGCTGCAAACTCGCAGTGAAGGCTGAGTTAAAAGCGCTGGGCTTACATTTCATCATTGTTGATTTAGGGGAGGTTGAAATAATGGAAGAATTAAGTCAATCCCAGCGCCTGCAACTTAAACAAGGTTTGCAAAATTCCGGCCTGGAATTAATTGATGATAAAAAGGGAGAACTAACGAATAAAATAAAAACCACTATTTTAGAAATGGTATGGCAAATTGATGAAAACAATAAATTTTCATTTACAGAATACCTGAGTGCTCAACTCAATCTGGATTACACCATCTTATCGCATCACTTTTCTGATATTCAAGGAATAACGATTGAGAAATATATCATCACTCAAAAAATTGAACGAGCGAAAGAAATGCTGATCTATCAGGAATTAAAGATCTCCGAAATCGCGATAAAATTAAACTATAGTAGCACAGCTCATCTTTCGAATCAATTTAAAAAAATTACGGGATTAAGTCCGTCGCATTTTATAAAAATGCGAAACAAAAGAGATCAACAAGCGGAAGAAATTGGTGTTCAACCAATGAATACTACTATCGTCAGTAAGGAGAAATCTATTCCTGCATAA
- a CDS encoding T9SS type A sorting domain-containing protein has product MKINFTLALFLLPLISSIGQTNSFFIQSQSVITESIIGYTYYDIQSEGSVGMNLVRNQDGSFSAAWTYSPDSQSQYPNRGTAYNYYDPGATTISKWYYHPDGVAGVYPSARTEGNYRTGFTNIVVTDNGSEMTIANCTSLGTNRLFLNWRATKGPGSPWIQQPNALGTSANDDTWAKACSAGNTVYVLAHGTGNTGTSLYGQDGPILFSRSDDAGQTWPVLRQSLALIDSSQYNGFGPGNYFIDAKDSIVAIVFGNLITDLGILKSYDYGNTWTKTIVKTFPIPRFDFHNDFTYLPGTGPALDTMLSNYGDATLLIDNNGLCHVWYGTCRWTRDSSTAPGFYRPFVYLSDGLYYWNENMPTDSSKLIAQIQDLNGNGQIDYPAAQCNYPWGDYGDSFGMTTRPSAGVDENNSIYVSYMSLVEGNFADTTLWHELHTHVFVIGSSDEGQTWTSPIDIVPGNSAGGSGEYQDAAYGSMARKVIASEGPSILYQRDSLPGTVVSNFICHPIKKPNEIVFAQVQVPVGIKSSTESNNSSSFIFPNPISENSVLEIQLKDNSDMLLNIWDALGNNVIQELKTKGLNGTHRYPIDLCSLKKGIYFYSIKMKDNIIGGKFIKL; this is encoded by the coding sequence ATGAAAATAAACTTTACACTCGCCTTATTTTTACTTCCTTTAATTTCTTCTATCGGCCAGACAAATTCTTTTTTTATCCAATCACAATCAGTCATAACTGAATCAATCATTGGCTACACATATTATGATATTCAGTCAGAAGGGTCCGTAGGGATGAATCTGGTAAGAAATCAGGATGGTTCGTTTTCAGCAGCGTGGACATACTCTCCTGATTCACAATCTCAATATCCTAATCGTGGAACCGCATACAATTACTACGATCCGGGTGCAACAACAATTTCAAAATGGTATTATCATCCTGATGGCGTTGCAGGAGTTTATCCATCTGCCAGAACAGAAGGAAATTACAGAACTGGTTTTACAAATATTGTCGTCACAGACAATGGTTCTGAAATGACCATTGCAAATTGCACAAGTCTGGGCACAAACCGTTTGTTTTTAAACTGGCGTGCTACAAAAGGCCCAGGTTCACCATGGATACAGCAACCAAATGCACTAGGAACCTCGGCTAACGATGATACCTGGGCCAAAGCTTGTTCTGCTGGTAACACTGTGTACGTATTAGCCCATGGTACAGGAAATACAGGAACCAGCCTGTATGGACAAGATGGTCCAATATTATTCTCACGTTCGGATGATGCAGGTCAAACATGGCCGGTTTTACGCCAGTCTTTGGCACTTATCGATTCAAGTCAGTACAATGGTTTTGGCCCCGGAAATTACTTTATTGATGCAAAAGACAGCATTGTTGCCATTGTATTTGGCAATTTGATTACTGATCTGGGAATTTTGAAATCTTATGATTACGGAAATACCTGGACCAAAACGATTGTAAAAACCTTTCCGATTCCAAGGTTCGATTTTCACAATGATTTCACATACCTGCCCGGTACCGGTCCCGCTTTGGATACGATGCTTTCGAATTACGGAGACGCGACATTGCTCATAGATAACAACGGGCTTTGTCATGTATGGTATGGAACCTGTCGCTGGACAAGAGATAGCTCAACTGCACCGGGTTTTTACCGACCTTTCGTCTATTTATCCGATGGCTTGTATTATTGGAATGAAAATATGCCAACCGACTCTTCAAAATTGATTGCACAGATTCAGGATCTGAATGGAAACGGACAAATTGATTATCCCGCGGCTCAATGCAATTATCCATGGGGAGATTATGGTGATAGTTTTGGAATGACAACCCGACCGTCAGCCGGTGTGGATGAAAATAATTCTATTTATGTTTCCTACATGTCCCTGGTGGAAGGCAATTTCGCCGATACAACCTTGTGGCATGAATTGCACACTCATGTTTTTGTAATTGGGTCATCTGATGAAGGTCAAACATGGACCAGTCCTATAGACATAGTTCCGGGAAATTCAGCAGGAGGTTCAGGAGAATATCAGGATGCCGCATACGGAAGTATGGCAAGAAAAGTAATAGCCTCAGAAGGTCCATCCATACTTTATCAAAGAGATTCACTACCCGGAACTGTAGTAAGTAATTTTATTTGTCATCCTATAAAAAAGCCCAACGAGATAGTCTTCGCACAGGTGCAAGTCCCGGTAGGAATAAAAAGTAGCACGGAGAGTAACAATTCTTCATCATTCATCTTTCCAAATCCCATTTCTGAAAACTCCGTATTAGAAATTCAGCTAAAGGACAATTCAGATATGCTTTTAAATATTTGGGATGCATTAGGAAATAATGTTATTCAGGAATTAAAAACGAAAGGACTTAACGGAACCCATCGATATCCTATTGATCTTTGCTCTCTGAAAAAAGGAATTTACTTTTATTCTATCAAAATGAAAGACAACATAATCGGAGGAAAATTTATCAAATTGTAA